The proteins below come from a single Triticum aestivum cultivar Chinese Spring chromosome 5D, IWGSC CS RefSeq v2.1, whole genome shotgun sequence genomic window:
- the LOC123125681 gene encoding dehydrin Rab15-like: protein MEFQGQHDNPANRVDEYGNPFPLAGGVGGAHAAPGTGGQFQARRGEHKTGGILHRSGSSSSSSSSEDDGMGGRRKKGMKEKIKEKLPGGNKDNQQHMATGTGTGGAYGPGTGTGGAYGQQGHAGMAGAGTGTGTGEKKGIMDKIKEKLPGQH, encoded by the exons ATGGAGTTCCAAGGGCAGCACGACAACCCCGCCAACCGCGTGGACGAGTACGGCAACCCGTTCCCGCTGGCCGGCGGCGTGGGGGGAGCGCACGCCGCTCCTGGCACCGGCGGGCAGTTCCAGGCCCGCAGGGGGGAGCACAAGACCGGTGGGATACTGCATCGCTCCGGCAGCTCCAGCTCAAGCTCG TCTTCCGAGGACGACGGCatgggcgggaggaggaagaagggcatgaaagagaagatcaaggagaagctCCCCGGCGGCAACAAGGACAACCAGCAGCACATGGCGACTGGTACGGGGACTGGAGGAGCCTACGGGCCGGGGACTGGAACTGGTGGAGCCTACGGGCAGCAAGGCCACGCAGGGATGGCCGGCGCCGGCACTGGCACCGGCACCGGCGAGAAGAAGGGAATCATGGACAAGATCAAGGAGAAGCTGCCGGGACAGCACTGA